From a region of the Panicum virgatum strain AP13 chromosome 2K, P.virgatum_v5, whole genome shotgun sequence genome:
- the LOC120695163 gene encoding uncharacterized protein LOC120695163: protein MTGSGKGGESPTDFSECISKDELKKLVDDQRTYIDGKFNEMMRSINGVVTRLEHIEQHPPQQRHRRHPPDGDEDEDEDAVLDDDEDRDAHHLRRNRQGMGGNHNRGNNNSFAKTKFTMIPFAGTADPEAYLDWELAVEQKFNSHLVPTEHRVRLAASEFTSFALFWWNDLCNAGNAATVIKGVEEYYQELLIGLARCGIREDDDDTSARFFGGLNRDIQDILDYKDWTRFSQLYHLALKANGKYRDAALSNNLSGPTLGDRFSSVLMLRSPRRVLLSHQQHHQLMRQLLRGSSSRSSTNIVCHRCKGMGHVMKDCPSTRAFIAAPDGNGYVSASDVEDELVLAANFVADSEDEVEAIDSAAATKDLPSLPVQRVLTSKAEHEDEEKIQRKNLFHMFLQVKDCRVLTIIDSGSCSNLVSSDLIKRFGLPTRSISQPYYLEWFNTSSKIKEFDAGMESRMTPIKEGEDDEDIATLYMHELASSPSYKSTPTQFSCSSQIQPTPLHGFGNISLIRSRNEVILDALES from the exons ATGACAGGGTCAGGTAAAGGAGGGGAGTCCCCTACGGACTTCAGTGAATGCATCTCCAAGGATGAACTTAAGAAACTTGTTGATGACCAGCGCACCTACATCGATGGGAAGTTCAATGAGATGATGCGCAGTATCAATGGAGTTGTCACACGCCTTGAGCATATTGAACAACATCCCCCTCAACAGCGACACCGACGCCACCCTCCTGATGGTGATGAGGACGAGGATGAGGATGCCGtccttgatgatgatgaggatcgTGATGCGCACCATCTTCGGCGCAATCGTCAAGGTATGGGAGGTAATCATAATCGTGGTAACAATAATTCTTTTGCTAAAACTAAATTTACCATGATTCCttttgctggtactgctgatccTGAGGCTTATTTAGATTGGGAACTCGCTGTTGAACAAAAGTTTAATTCTCATTTGGTTCCTACTGAGCATAGAGTTAGACTTGCTGCTAGTGAATTTACTAGCTTTGCTTTGTTTTGGTGGAATGATCTTTGCAATGCTGGTAATGCTGCTACT GTGATAAAAGGAGTAGAGGAATATTATCAGGAATTGCTTATTGGTCTAGCACGTTGTGGTATtcgtgaggatgatgatgatactAGTGCTAGGTTCTTTGGTGGTTTAAATCGTGATATACAGGATATTCTTGATTACAAAGACTGGACTCGTTTTTCCCAATTGTACCATCTTGCTCTTAAGGCGAACGGGAAGTACAGGGATGCCGCATTGTCCAACAATCTTTCAGGTCCAACACTGGGAGATCGTTTCAGCAGCGTTCTGATGTTGAGAAGCCCAAGGCGCGTATTGCTAAGCCACCAGCAACACCACCAGCTCATGCGCCAGCTTCTGAG GGGGTCGTCGAGTAGATCATCTACAAACATCGTGTGCCACCGCTGCAAGGGAATGGGACATGTCATGAAGGATTGTCCAAGTACTCGAGCTTTCATCGCTGCACctgatggtaatggatatgtaAGTGCTAGTGATGTTGAGGATGAATTGGTTCTTGCAGCTAACTTTGTTGCAGATTCGGAGGACGAGGTTGAGGCAATTGATTCTGCGGCTGCGACAAAGGACCTTCCTAGTCTTCCTGTGCAGCGTGTGCTGACTTCTAAAGCGGAACATGAGGATGAGGAGAAAATCCAACGCAAGAATTTGTTCCACATGTTTCTCCAAGTTAAGGATTGCCGTGTTCTCACCATAATTGATAGCGGAAGTTGCAGCAACTTGGTGAGTTCAGATTTGAtcaagagatttggtttgcccACTCGTTCTATTTCTCAGCCTTACTACCTTGAATGGTTCAACACTAGTAGTAAGATTAAG gaatttgatgctggaatggagtcgaGGATGACTCCAATtaaagaaggggaggatgatgaggacatcgccaCGCTGTACATGCACGAACTGGCCTCATCTCCAAGTTACAAGTCGACTCCAACTCAGTTTTCATGTTCATCTCAGATTCAGCCAACACCCCTGCACGGTTTCGGCAATATCTCCCTCATACGGAGTCGGAATgaggtgatcttggatgcgttggaatcgTGA